The proteins below are encoded in one region of Kiritimatiellia bacterium:
- a CDS encoding AI-2E family transporter, which translates to MSSGADSESTIPFRFGPRQQAAIAAALTLLAVAAITFVLFHLFRLLVKFVVFFSPVISPLAAAAILSVILKPAYDLLLGRVRYPWLAATLLFAVLGATVLAVLWAFGTMAMTQVRMLAEQLPRWVDVVVDRVEVWLPWLSEIWAKEGDEVRSELREHGGWIAERLWGAARGAAEAGAGLFGRIAGLAGWMAFPVYVFFMLTGTGFSVDSLRGLLPFLKEETREDVIYLCREFAAILVAFFRGQIVIALAQALLFAAGFSMVGLQFGIAIGLTLGLLNVVPYLGNVVGLAVAIPLALFQPGGGWLLLASVLAVFAVVQLLEGYVLTPRIMGRRTGLHPAAVIFSLFFWGTAFDGVLGMILGIPLTAFLVVFWRLLKAKYLKPMI; encoded by the coding sequence ATGAGTAGCGGAGCTGATTCGGAAAGCACGATCCCATTTCGATTCGGGCCGCGGCAGCAGGCAGCCATCGCGGCGGCGCTGACGTTGCTCGCCGTGGCCGCGATAACCTTCGTTCTCTTTCACCTTTTCAGGCTTCTCGTCAAGTTTGTGGTCTTTTTTTCGCCCGTGATCTCGCCGCTTGCAGCGGCCGCGATTTTGTCGGTCATATTGAAACCGGCTTATGACCTGCTGCTCGGCCGGGTCAGATACCCCTGGCTTGCGGCAACGCTTTTGTTTGCGGTCCTTGGGGCAACGGTTTTGGCGGTGCTTTGGGCGTTCGGGACGATGGCGATGACGCAGGTGCGCATGCTGGCCGAACAGTTGCCACGGTGGGTGGACGTTGTGGTAGATCGGGTTGAGGTCTGGCTTCCCTGGCTATCGGAAATATGGGCAAAAGAGGGTGATGAGGTGCGCAGTGAACTGCGCGAGCACGGCGGTTGGATTGCGGAGAGGCTTTGGGGCGCAGCTCGAGGCGCCGCGGAGGCGGGAGCCGGTTTGTTTGGGCGGATCGCCGGTCTTGCGGGATGGATGGCGTTTCCGGTGTACGTCTTTTTCATGCTGACCGGGACCGGCTTTTCGGTGGATTCGCTGCGGGGTTTGCTGCCGTTTTTGAAGGAGGAGACCCGGGAGGATGTGATCTATTTGTGCCGAGAGTTCGCGGCAATTTTGGTCGCTTTTTTTCGCGGGCAGATCGTCATTGCCCTCGCGCAGGCCCTCCTCTTTGCAGCGGGCTTTTCGATGGTGGGTCTGCAATTTGGCATCGCGATTGGATTGACGCTGGGCCTGCTGAACGTTGTCCCGTATCTCGGAAATGTGGTGGGTCTGGCCGTTGCGATACCGCTTGCCCTTTTTCAGCCGGGCGGCGGGTGGTTGCTGCTTGCCAGCGTTCTTGCCGTGTTCGCGGTGGTTCAACTGCTTGAAGGCTATGTACTGACGCCCCGGATTATGGGACGGCGCACAGGGTTGCATCCGGCGGCGGTCATCTTTTCGCTTTTTTTCTGGGGCACGGCGTTTGA